The proteins below are encoded in one region of Pseudonocardia sp. DSM 110487:
- a CDS encoding glycosyltransferase family 4 protein: MRRQRVLILVENLSVPMDRRVWQESRALVRAGYEVVVICPMGGAMDTEPEAVLEGVRILRYPLRAATGGPTGYVREYGLALWHTLRLALRVRREGPVDVVQACNPPDLLFLAALPLMAAGARFVFDHHDLVPELFRSRFGRGRALLGVAKLFERVTFALADGVISTNESYRQIALTRGRKAPGTVQVVRSAPDLSRFRPREPDPGLRRGKRYLAAYLGVMGPQDGVDGALRALAHLRHDRGRDDLHTVLMGGGDDLDDLIALSRDLGLSDCVEFTGRVPDEFVQRCLSTADVCLSPDPKNPLNDLSTMNKVVEYMAMGRPLVSFELREARVSAGEAAAYAPAGDERAFAALLDELLDDPDRRARMGAIGRARVADRLSWEVSERNLLDFYERLLNRRRTRVTVR; this comes from the coding sequence ATGAGGCGACAACGGGTGCTGATCCTCGTCGAGAACCTCTCGGTCCCGATGGACCGGCGGGTGTGGCAGGAGAGCCGAGCGCTCGTCCGGGCCGGGTACGAGGTGGTCGTCATCTGCCCGATGGGCGGCGCGATGGACACCGAGCCGGAGGCCGTGCTCGAGGGTGTGCGGATCCTGCGCTACCCGCTGCGCGCGGCGACGGGCGGGCCTACCGGGTACGTCCGGGAGTACGGGCTCGCACTGTGGCACACGCTTCGGCTCGCCCTGCGGGTGCGGCGGGAGGGCCCGGTCGACGTCGTGCAGGCCTGCAACCCGCCCGACCTGCTGTTCCTCGCGGCGCTGCCGCTCATGGCCGCCGGCGCGCGGTTCGTCTTCGACCACCACGACCTCGTCCCGGAACTGTTCCGCTCCCGCTTCGGACGCGGCCGGGCCCTCCTCGGGGTCGCGAAGCTGTTCGAACGCGTCACCTTCGCGCTGGCCGACGGCGTGATCAGCACGAACGAGAGCTACCGGCAGATCGCGCTCACCCGCGGCCGCAAGGCGCCCGGCACCGTGCAGGTCGTGCGCAGCGCTCCCGACCTGTCCCGGTTCCGCCCGCGCGAGCCCGACCCGGGGCTACGCCGCGGCAAGCGGTACCTCGCCGCCTACCTCGGGGTGATGGGCCCGCAGGACGGGGTCGACGGCGCGCTGCGCGCGCTCGCCCACCTGCGGCACGACCGGGGCCGCGACGACCTGCACACCGTGCTCATGGGTGGCGGGGACGACCTCGACGACCTGATCGCCCTCTCGCGGGACCTCGGCCTGTCCGACTGCGTCGAGTTCACCGGGCGGGTGCCCGACGAGTTCGTGCAGCGCTGCCTGTCCACCGCGGACGTCTGCCTGTCACCGGACCCGAAGAACCCGCTCAACGACCTCTCCACGATGAACAAGGTCGTCGAGTACATGGCGATGGGCAGGCCGCTGGTCTCGTTCGAGCTGCGGGAGGCGAGGGTCTCGGCGGGCGAGGCGGCCGCCTACGCCCCCGCCGGTGACGAGCGGGCGTTCGCGGCGCTGCTCGACGAGCTGCTCGACGACCCCGATCGCCGCGCGCGGATGGGCGCGATCGGCCGGGCCCGGGTGGCCGACCGGCTGTCATGGGAGGTGTCCGAGCGCAACCTGCTCGACTTCTACGAGCGGCTGCTGAATCGGCGGAGGACGAGGGTGACGGTGAGATGA
- a CDS encoding glycosyltransferase, with product MGVTWWRRAPRRVGPLRVMFVVPDLGVGGAERHVVTLAPALDPHEFRVTVVCVGDEGELFGELRGTHVPARALHSRTRPVRALGALIRAMRAERPDVVVTRGYNAEALGRIAAALTRVPRSVVWVHNATDITPRGRVRPVVDRLLEPVTSAYYGVAHAQRPYLVDHLGHPAEKVEIIHNGVDPALFAAGEPAGTRTIGIVAVLREEKDHRTLLRAMRMVVDEVPDANLVVIGDGPLRGELEDLVRQLGIAGNVTFAGSRSDVAALLPTLDVAVLSSTTECFPMAVLEAMAAGVPVVGTAVGGVPEMIEDGATGYLVPPRDSRAMADALVKILRDPSRAAEMGRAARDRVLAEFTLGRSVARAGAALARTAGRKPVRLAIVLDQTAVGGAERLLLDLCRRFDRSIVEPRLVCLRADGPLGDAFRDVVPVEVLERTGRFDMRTLPRLVRSLRAARTDVVLVAHHNRAALALGRVAARLAGAANVVAAHDMDLTRVGGRVLPRHVVETLFLSHALVLLAPSQGHYLHDEEGVGRFPWRSAPEVVIPNGIVVGPRPGAADRAEARRRLGLDDADLVIGIAARLSRQKAHHVLLRAVALLSANRPRLRLVVIGGGPEEPALRALVAELGIAEHVLFTGVRDDVRELLPGCDVTCLSSVHEGAPLVVLESMAAGVPVVATDCGAVRDLIADGRDGYVVPVGDPAALAGRIGSLLDDPAMRADMGDRARRRAEAEYSIEHTAARFQELLTRLAVR from the coding sequence ATGGGTGTGACGTGGTGGCGGAGAGCGCCGCGGCGGGTGGGCCCGCTGCGCGTCATGTTCGTCGTGCCCGACCTGGGTGTGGGCGGGGCGGAGCGGCACGTGGTGACGCTCGCGCCCGCGCTCGATCCGCACGAGTTCCGCGTGACGGTCGTGTGCGTCGGCGACGAGGGCGAGCTGTTCGGCGAGCTCCGCGGCACGCACGTGCCGGCGCGAGCCCTGCACAGCCGGACCCGCCCGGTGCGGGCGCTCGGCGCGCTGATCCGTGCGATGCGGGCGGAGCGGCCGGACGTCGTGGTCACCCGCGGCTACAACGCCGAGGCACTCGGCCGGATCGCCGCGGCGCTCACCCGGGTGCCGCGCTCGGTCGTCTGGGTGCACAACGCAACCGACATCACGCCCCGCGGCCGGGTCCGGCCCGTGGTCGACCGGCTGCTCGAGCCGGTGACCAGCGCCTATTACGGGGTCGCGCACGCGCAGCGGCCCTACCTGGTCGACCACCTCGGCCACCCCGCGGAGAAGGTCGAGATCATCCACAACGGCGTCGACCCCGCCCTCTTCGCGGCAGGTGAGCCTGCGGGGACGAGGACGATCGGGATCGTCGCCGTGCTGCGGGAGGAGAAGGACCACCGGACCCTCCTGCGCGCGATGCGGATGGTGGTCGACGAGGTTCCCGACGCGAACCTGGTCGTGATCGGCGACGGGCCGCTCCGGGGGGAGCTCGAGGACCTTGTCCGTCAGCTCGGCATCGCCGGCAACGTCACGTTCGCCGGATCGCGATCCGACGTGGCCGCGCTGCTGCCCACGCTCGACGTGGCCGTCCTCAGCTCCACGACCGAGTGCTTCCCGATGGCGGTGCTCGAGGCGATGGCGGCCGGGGTGCCGGTCGTCGGCACGGCCGTTGGCGGCGTGCCGGAGATGATCGAGGACGGGGCCACCGGATACCTCGTGCCGCCACGGGACTCACGCGCGATGGCCGACGCGCTCGTGAAGATCCTCCGCGATCCGTCGCGGGCGGCGGAGATGGGCCGCGCGGCCCGCGACCGCGTGCTCGCGGAGTTCACGCTCGGTCGGTCGGTGGCCCGCGCGGGCGCTGCGCTGGCACGGACGGCCGGGCGCAAGCCCGTGCGGCTCGCCATCGTCCTCGACCAGACCGCGGTGGGCGGCGCCGAGCGGCTGCTGCTCGACCTGTGCCGACGGTTCGACCGGTCGATCGTCGAGCCGAGGCTGGTGTGCCTGCGCGCCGATGGCCCCCTCGGCGACGCGTTCCGCGATGTGGTGCCGGTCGAGGTGCTCGAACGCACGGGCCGGTTCGACATGCGGACGCTCCCGCGGCTGGTCCGCTCGCTGCGCGCCGCCCGCACCGACGTCGTGCTCGTCGCCCACCACAACCGGGCGGCGCTGGCCCTCGGGCGGGTCGCGGCGCGCCTCGCCGGGGCGGCGAACGTCGTCGCCGCGCACGACATGGACCTCACCCGCGTCGGTGGGCGGGTGCTCCCGCGCCACGTCGTCGAGACGCTGTTCCTGTCCCATGCCCTCGTGCTGCTGGCCCCCAGCCAGGGGCACTACCTGCACGACGAGGAGGGGGTCGGGCGGTTCCCGTGGCGCAGCGCGCCGGAGGTGGTGATCCCGAACGGGATCGTCGTCGGTCCGCGGCCTGGCGCGGCCGACCGGGCCGAGGCCCGCCGACGGCTCGGGCTCGACGATGCGGACCTGGTGATCGGCATCGCCGCCCGGCTGAGCCGACAGAAGGCGCACCACGTCCTGCTGCGGGCCGTGGCGTTGTTGTCCGCGAACCGGCCGCGCCTGCGCCTCGTCGTGATCGGCGGCGGACCCGAGGAGCCCGCGCTCCGGGCGCTCGTGGCCGAGCTGGGGATCGCGGAGCACGTGTTGTTCACCGGCGTCCGCGACGACGTCCGGGAGCTCCTGCCGGGCTGCGACGTCACCTGCCTGTCGTCGGTGCACGAGGGCGCGCCGCTCGTGGTGCTGGAGTCGATGGCCGCGGGCGTGCCCGTCGTCGCGACGGACTGCGGGGCGGTGCGCGACCTGATCGCGGACGGCAGGGACGGATACGTCGTGCCGGTCGGGGACCCGGCCGCCCTCGCCGGCCGTATCGGCAGCCTGCTCGACGACCCGGCGATGCGAGCCGACATGGGCGATCGGGCGCGGCGGCGCGCGGAGGCCGAGTACTCGATCGAGCACACCGCGGCGCGGTTCCAGGAGCTCCTCACGAGGCTGGCGGTCCGATGA
- a CDS encoding glycosyltransferase family 4 protein, whose amino-acid sequence MRQRALVVSTSMRTRGGVASYVRMLRGTPLWETWRVEHVTSHRDGSRAIKVGTFARAIAHYMAALLLRRPDLVHLHMASNGSFVRKATLFWLAWAARVPAVVHLHGAEFHLFHDRLPRPLQAVVRATLTRAAVVVALGDRWARELAAIAPAARVVPVPNAVRVPAAAARRQGAAPHTVFLGEIGDRKGAFVLIEAWARLAPGTRLTLAGDGAVDRARRLIAEHGLEGSVQVRSWLQPAQVGELLADADVLVLPSRNEGQPMAVLEAMAHGLCVVASEVGGIPELVDDGRTGLLVPPDDVEALAAALRKVLADDGLRAALGAAARERALEEFDVDVVWRRMDTIYRGVAGRWV is encoded by the coding sequence GTGAGGCAGCGGGCGCTCGTGGTCTCCACGAGCATGCGGACACGGGGCGGTGTCGCCAGCTACGTGCGCATGCTGCGCGGAACCCCGCTGTGGGAGACGTGGCGGGTCGAGCACGTCACGTCCCACCGGGACGGGAGCCGGGCGATCAAGGTGGGCACGTTCGCCCGCGCCATCGCGCACTACATGGCCGCTCTGCTGCTGCGCAGGCCCGACCTCGTGCACCTGCACATGGCCTCGAACGGCAGCTTCGTGCGCAAGGCCACCCTGTTCTGGCTGGCATGGGCGGCGCGCGTTCCGGCCGTTGTGCACCTGCACGGCGCCGAGTTCCACCTGTTCCACGACCGGCTGCCGCGGCCGCTGCAAGCGGTCGTGCGCGCCACCCTGACCCGGGCCGCCGTCGTGGTGGCCCTTGGTGATCGCTGGGCGCGGGAGCTGGCCGCGATCGCCCCTGCGGCCCGGGTGGTGCCGGTGCCCAACGCCGTGCGGGTGCCCGCTGCTGCGGCGCGCCGCCAGGGCGCCGCGCCCCACACCGTCTTCCTCGGCGAGATCGGCGACCGCAAGGGCGCCTTCGTGCTGATCGAGGCGTGGGCCCGGCTCGCACCGGGCACCCGCCTGACGCTCGCGGGTGACGGCGCCGTAGACCGCGCAAGACGCCTGATCGCGGAGCACGGACTCGAGGGCTCGGTCCAGGTGCGGAGCTGGCTGCAGCCGGCACAGGTGGGAGAGCTGCTCGCCGACGCCGACGTCCTCGTGCTGCCGTCCCGCAACGAGGGGCAGCCGATGGCCGTGCTCGAGGCGATGGCGCACGGCCTGTGCGTCGTCGCGAGCGAGGTGGGGGGCATCCCCGAGCTGGTCGACGACGGCCGCACGGGCCTGCTGGTTCCGCCGGACGACGTGGAGGCGCTGGCCGCCGCGCTGCGGAAGGTGCTCGCCGACGACGGGCTGCGCGCCGCGCTCGGTGCTGCCGCACGGGAGCGGGCGCTCGAGGAGTTCGACGTGGACGTCGTATGGCGCCGGATGGACACGATCTACCGAGGGGTTGCGGGGCGATGGGTGTGA
- a CDS encoding O-antigen ligase, giving the protein MADASTLTGTVRRGAELLRVNAAAIVSAPAFPVRAAVGAGVLVIVGVVFAGPVSGPSGLLFVAVGLAMAALVLGSPTAAMLVLVVASFTRLAIEVPALPSEPMVFALLALMIAAGVAAVRGTLRFRFGVIEAAMVAYLLWNLVSTVWPHELPPVEPGTGAVVPVLRFIMTGTFMPFLAYVVARVAFRSERSIRPVLFLITVLAAYAAATSILQFTGPTALVWPQYILESQTWEGRAVGIFNQPVVNGLTMIAGFVTAMFLVRERSLRPAVRVAALVVAGLCVPGIYLTHTRAVWLVFGIAVLMCAIFAAGARAGFVLTLAGALAFVAVTWTTFTSSDRAAGGIGSTSEVDDRLNAIATALWAIEQKPLLGWGIARFAALNTYYHQVWAPDVDFQRGYAIASHENELGIAAELGIVGLGLWLVVLLGVTWKLVSLMRRMPVEGLAGRRLGLIALTVLGTWVVCGLTVDLRYFDFANLLVFLLIGAAVGAAEPARKPVAVP; this is encoded by the coding sequence ATGGCTGACGCGTCCACGCTGACCGGCACCGTCCGGCGCGGCGCGGAACTGCTCCGGGTGAACGCAGCCGCGATCGTCTCGGCGCCCGCCTTCCCGGTGCGTGCCGCTGTCGGCGCCGGGGTGCTGGTCATCGTCGGTGTGGTGTTCGCCGGGCCGGTCAGCGGTCCGTCCGGGCTGCTGTTCGTGGCCGTCGGACTGGCGATGGCCGCCCTCGTGCTGGGCTCGCCGACGGCGGCCATGCTCGTGCTGGTCGTCGCGAGCTTCACCCGGCTGGCGATCGAGGTTCCCGCGCTCCCATCGGAGCCGATGGTCTTCGCGCTGCTGGCGCTGATGATCGCGGCAGGAGTGGCGGCCGTGCGCGGCACCCTGCGGTTCCGGTTCGGGGTCATCGAGGCCGCCATGGTGGCCTACCTGCTGTGGAACCTCGTCTCGACGGTGTGGCCGCACGAGCTGCCCCCCGTCGAGCCGGGGACCGGGGCCGTCGTCCCCGTCCTGCGCTTCATCATGACCGGCACGTTCATGCCGTTCCTCGCCTACGTCGTGGCGCGCGTGGCGTTCCGGTCGGAGCGGTCGATCCGGCCGGTGCTGTTCCTGATCACCGTGCTCGCCGCGTATGCCGCTGCGACGAGCATCCTGCAGTTCACCGGGCCCACCGCGCTGGTCTGGCCGCAGTACATCCTGGAGTCCCAGACGTGGGAGGGCCGCGCGGTCGGCATCTTCAACCAGCCGGTCGTCAACGGCCTGACGATGATCGCGGGCTTCGTCACCGCGATGTTCCTCGTCAGGGAGCGGTCGCTGCGCCCGGCGGTGCGGGTCGCGGCGCTCGTCGTCGCGGGTCTGTGCGTACCGGGGATCTACCTCACCCACACCCGCGCGGTGTGGCTGGTCTTCGGAATCGCCGTCCTGATGTGCGCGATCTTCGCCGCGGGCGCGCGCGCCGGTTTCGTCCTGACCCTTGCCGGCGCGCTCGCGTTCGTTGCGGTCACGTGGACGACGTTCACGAGCAGCGACCGCGCGGCGGGCGGGATCGGCTCGACGAGTGAGGTCGACGACCGACTCAACGCCATCGCAACCGCCCTGTGGGCGATCGAGCAGAAGCCGCTCCTCGGCTGGGGTATCGCGCGGTTCGCCGCCCTGAACACCTACTACCACCAGGTCTGGGCGCCGGACGTCGATTTCCAGCGCGGGTACGCGATCGCGTCACACGAGAACGAGCTCGGGATCGCCGCCGAGCTCGGCATCGTGGGGCTGGGGCTGTGGCTGGTCGTGCTGCTCGGGGTGACGTGGAAGCTGGTGTCCCTGATGCGGCGGATGCCGGTCGAGGGCCTCGCCGGCCGGCGGCTCGGCCTGATCGCCCTGACCGTGCTCGGGACGTGGGTCGTCTGCGGTCTCACCGTCGACCTGCGCTACTTCGACTTCGCGAACCTGCTGGTGTTCCTCCTGATCGGCGCGGCGGTCGGGGCCGCCGAGCCGGCCCGGAAGCCGGTGGCGGTCCCGTGA
- a CDS encoding sugar transferase — protein sequence MAATSSSARAASARVAGRAGDPISGWESRYRAAAVVTDFIAITIAVLVGLALGLGTHVPEFGDVSPSVGIVAGSLMVCALIATRAWDPRILGHGAEEFSRLIRAVVTSAVTLGLLGLALEATAPRPWVFGLMPMAGALAAGGRLVLRLRLYRMRKQGRCTLPVLAVGTIEAATDLIIRTRRDTNRGWTVTGVCTPTGAAHHGAEDILGVPVVGDLDGVADAAREGGHRVVAVCPTPGWTPRRLHQLAWNLEDMAAAELVVDPGLMEVAGPRLHVDPVDGLPLLRLTRPTFAGVSWVTKHVVDRLGSALLLIIVAPLLLAIAIAVKLDGGPVLFRQTRVGRHGRRFSMLKFRTMVVDAEQRLGELRPDNDGAGPLFKLKHDPRVTRVGAVMRRYSLDELPQLVNVLMGSMSLVGPRPPLPREVATYGRDAQRKLLVKPGLTGLWQISGRSDLSWEESVRLDLRYVENWNLALDALILWRTFGAVAGTRGAY from the coding sequence GTGGCAGCGACGTCGAGCAGCGCCCGTGCGGCGTCGGCTCGCGTCGCCGGCCGCGCAGGGGACCCGATCAGCGGGTGGGAGTCGCGGTACCGGGCCGCCGCTGTCGTCACCGACTTCATCGCCATCACGATCGCCGTGCTGGTCGGGTTGGCACTCGGCCTCGGGACTCATGTCCCCGAGTTCGGTGACGTCTCCCCGAGCGTCGGGATCGTCGCGGGCTCGTTGATGGTCTGCGCGCTGATCGCCACAAGGGCGTGGGACCCGCGCATCCTCGGCCACGGCGCCGAGGAGTTCAGCCGCCTGATCCGCGCGGTGGTCACCAGCGCCGTCACGCTCGGCCTGCTGGGGCTCGCCCTCGAGGCAACGGCCCCTCGGCCGTGGGTCTTCGGGCTGATGCCGATGGCAGGCGCGTTGGCCGCCGGTGGGCGGCTCGTCCTCCGGCTGCGGCTCTACCGCATGCGAAAGCAGGGCCGGTGCACGCTGCCGGTGCTCGCGGTGGGCACGATCGAGGCCGCAACAGACCTGATCATCCGGACCCGCCGCGACACCAACAGGGGGTGGACGGTCACCGGGGTGTGCACGCCAACGGGCGCGGCGCACCACGGGGCGGAGGACATCCTCGGTGTCCCGGTCGTGGGCGACCTCGACGGTGTGGCCGATGCCGCACGCGAAGGCGGCCACCGGGTGGTGGCGGTGTGCCCGACGCCGGGTTGGACTCCGCGCCGGCTCCACCAGCTGGCGTGGAACCTCGAGGACATGGCGGCGGCCGAGCTCGTCGTCGATCCCGGTCTGATGGAGGTGGCCGGGCCTCGGCTGCACGTCGATCCGGTGGACGGGCTGCCATTGCTCCGGCTGACGAGGCCGACGTTCGCAGGCGTCTCGTGGGTCACGAAGCACGTCGTCGACCGGCTCGGCTCCGCGTTGCTGCTGATCATCGTCGCTCCGCTGCTGCTCGCCATCGCGATCGCGGTTAAGCTCGACGGTGGCCCGGTCCTCTTCCGCCAGACGCGGGTGGGGCGCCACGGCCGCCGGTTCTCGATGCTCAAGTTCCGCACGATGGTGGTCGACGCCGAGCAGCGGCTCGGCGAGCTGCGCCCGGACAACGACGGCGCCGGACCGCTGTTCAAGCTGAAGCACGACCCGCGGGTGACCCGGGTGGGAGCGGTCATGCGCCGCTACTCGCTCGACGAGCTGCCGCAGCTGGTCAACGTCCTCATGGGCTCGATGTCGCTCGTCGGCCCGCGGCCGCCGCTGCCGAGGGAGGTCGCCACCTACGGGCGCGACGCCCAGCGCAAGCTGCTGGTCAAGCCGGGGCTCACCGGGCTGTGGCAGATCAGCGGACGAAGCGACCTGTCGTGGGAGGAGTCCGTCCGGCTCGACCTGCGGTACGTCGAGAACTGGAACCTCGCGCTCGACGCGCTGATCCTCTGGCGGACGTTCGGCGCAGTCGCCGGCACCCGTGGCGCCTACTGA
- a CDS encoding NAD(P)-dependent oxidoreductase: protein METDFAGRRVLVVGGAGYVGSVLVARLLDAGAHVNVLDQLVYDNGFSLQHLLDDPRLTLMRGDLRDTRAVAKAAVGCDSVALLAALVGDPICKRYPELARQVNAEGAARILDSLDSLGVERFVFTSTCSNYGIHESTSLADEESDLNPQSLYAETKIDMERHILTGARSADCVRTVLRIATAYGLSPRMRFDLTVSQFARELATTAELLVYDAETWRPYCHVRDIAKAVMTVLAARPDAVRGEVFNVGDEAQQFTKRMIVEEAQKHLSGTSVEFREGDTDPRNYRVAFGKIADRLGFRVDHTVQDYVPALISAVQAGVFCAADEKHYGNYEVRHLS from the coding sequence GTGGAAACGGACTTCGCGGGGCGGCGCGTACTGGTGGTCGGCGGGGCGGGCTACGTCGGATCGGTGCTCGTCGCGCGGCTGCTGGACGCCGGCGCGCACGTGAACGTGCTCGACCAGCTGGTGTACGACAACGGTTTCTCGTTGCAGCACCTCCTTGACGACCCCCGGCTCACGCTGATGCGGGGCGATCTGCGCGACACCCGCGCCGTCGCGAAGGCTGCCGTTGGCTGCGACAGCGTCGCGCTGCTCGCCGCGCTCGTCGGCGACCCGATCTGCAAGAGGTACCCCGAGCTGGCCCGGCAGGTGAACGCCGAAGGCGCCGCCCGCATCCTCGACAGCCTCGATTCGCTCGGCGTCGAGCGGTTCGTCTTCACGTCGACGTGCAGCAACTACGGGATCCACGAGAGCACGAGCTTGGCGGACGAGGAGAGCGACCTCAATCCGCAGTCGCTCTACGCCGAAACCAAGATCGACATGGAGCGCCACATCCTGACCGGGGCACGGTCGGCGGATTGCGTTCGCACCGTACTGCGGATCGCCACCGCGTATGGGCTCTCGCCGCGTATGCGTTTCGATCTCACGGTGTCGCAGTTCGCGCGGGAACTGGCGACGACGGCCGAGCTGCTCGTCTACGACGCCGAGACGTGGCGTCCGTACTGCCACGTGCGCGACATCGCCAAGGCGGTGATGACGGTGCTCGCCGCGCGTCCCGATGCGGTTCGGGGCGAGGTGTTCAACGTCGGTGACGAGGCGCAGCAGTTCACCAAGCGCATGATCGTGGAAGAGGCGCAGAAGCACCTCTCCGGCACCTCGGTCGAGTTCCGCGAGGGCGACACGGATCCGCGCAACTACCGGGTGGCGTTCGGCAAGATCGCGGACCGGCTCGGGTTCCGGGTCGACCACACCGTCCAGGACTACGTTCCCGCCCTGATATCGGCCGTCCAGGCAGGCGTCTTCTGCGCGGCCGACGAGAAGCATTACGGCAACTACGAGGTGCGCCACCTGAGCTAG
- a CDS encoding DegT/DnrJ/EryC1/StrS aminotransferase family protein: protein MLSTAGGSPVVSAPLIELGAPVLGEAEKRALAEVIDDGWLTMGERVRRFEQAFAALHWIDDAVAVNSATAALQVSLAAFDVGPGDEVLLPSMSFVATASVVVHAGATPVFVDIESPDRPHMSVEDARARITPRTRAIMVMHYGGYLMDMPRWRALADEFGLLLFEDAAHAVGLSGAVGTLSDAASFSFFTNKNMTTAEGGMIIISDEARRARARLLRSHGMTASTLARDRGRAVGYDVVECGHNFRMDELRAAIGIVQIERLPVWNDRRRTLTEEYRALVSSTTPDVVVPFERAHRTTAHIMPVLLPESADRAAVMARMRASRVQTSVHYAPIHRFEYYQRTSGPWSLPNTELFSRRQLTLPLHPRLTSSDVERVVETLRDALAQRQA from the coding sequence GTGTTGAGCACCGCAGGCGGATCTCCGGTCGTTTCCGCGCCATTGATCGAACTCGGGGCACCCGTGCTCGGAGAAGCGGAAAAACGAGCGCTCGCCGAAGTCATCGACGATGGTTGGCTGACGATGGGAGAGCGCGTCCGGCGATTCGAGCAAGCGTTTGCCGCGCTCCACTGGATCGACGACGCGGTGGCGGTGAACTCCGCGACGGCTGCCTTGCAGGTGAGCCTCGCGGCGTTCGACGTCGGACCGGGCGACGAGGTGCTCCTGCCGTCGATGAGCTTCGTCGCCACCGCGAGCGTCGTCGTGCACGCCGGCGCGACCCCGGTCTTCGTCGACATCGAGTCGCCGGATCGGCCGCACATGTCGGTGGAGGACGCCCGTGCGCGCATCACGCCCCGCACCCGGGCGATCATGGTGATGCACTACGGCGGGTACCTGATGGACATGCCGCGGTGGCGGGCCCTCGCGGACGAGTTCGGTTTGCTCCTCTTCGAGGACGCCGCGCATGCCGTGGGTCTCTCCGGCGCGGTCGGCACGCTCAGCGACGCCGCCTCTTTCAGCTTCTTCACCAACAAGAACATGACCACCGCCGAAGGCGGGATGATCATCATTTCGGACGAGGCCAGGCGGGCGCGGGCGCGTTTGCTGCGCAGCCACGGAATGACGGCGAGCACCCTGGCGAGGGACCGCGGTCGCGCGGTCGGCTACGACGTCGTGGAGTGCGGGCACAACTTCCGCATGGACGAGTTGCGGGCGGCGATCGGCATCGTGCAGATCGAGCGCCTTCCGGTGTGGAACGACCGCCGTCGGACGCTGACCGAGGAATACCGGGCGCTCGTCTCGAGCACGACGCCCGACGTCGTCGTGCCATTCGAGCGTGCGCATCGGACCACGGCGCACATCATGCCGGTGCTGCTTCCGGAATCAGCTGATCGCGCTGCCGTGATGGCCCGGATGCGGGCATCCCGGGTGCAGACGAGCGTGCATTACGCGCCCATTCATCGGTTCGAGTACTACCAGCGGACCTCCGGCCCCTGGTCGTTGCCGAACACCGAGCTGTTCAGCCGGCGTCAGCTGACGCTTCCGCTCCACCCGCGGCTGACCTCGTCCGACGTAGAACGCGTTGTCGAAACGCTGCGGGACGCCCTGGCGCAGCGCCAGGCCTAG
- a CDS encoding sorbosone dehydrogenase family protein: protein MAAVAGRAMGPGSAPWVSPRRWAAISRRGVVAGLAALALASCASSAYEPAAPGNAAVVSGVQVQELTSGLEVPWGIAFLPDGGAVVAERESGRILRVDSGGGSVREVARIAIQAEGEGGLLGLAVSPDFDSDQLIYAYHTAPEDNRIIRFRLDAPARPETILTGIDQGTYHNGGRMVFGPDGLLYVGTGDAGDDDAAQDPNDLNGKILRVTPDGAPAPGNPDPRSPVYSLGHRNVQGLAFDADGRLFATEFGQNDLDEINLIEPGRNYGWPELEGSGDTEGGRFTNPLLTWTVREASPSGAAIIGDTLYVAALRGERIWSVPLDGSGGVGEPAVLVDATYGRFRTVVAAPDGALWASTSNRDGRGDIRDGDDRILRIQPPG, encoded by the coding sequence ATGGCCGCGGTGGCCGGCAGGGCAATGGGACCGGGCTCGGCGCCGTGGGTGTCGCCCCGACGCTGGGCCGCGATCAGCAGGCGGGGCGTCGTGGCGGGGCTCGCCGCGCTGGCACTCGCGAGCTGCGCGTCGTCGGCTTACGAGCCCGCGGCTCCGGGAAACGCCGCCGTGGTCTCGGGGGTGCAGGTACAGGAGCTCACGTCGGGCCTCGAGGTGCCGTGGGGCATCGCGTTCCTCCCGGACGGCGGCGCGGTGGTCGCCGAGCGGGAATCCGGCCGGATCCTCCGGGTCGACTCCGGCGGGGGGTCGGTTCGCGAAGTGGCGCGCATCGCCATCCAGGCCGAGGGTGAAGGCGGGCTACTCGGATTGGCCGTGTCGCCGGACTTCGACTCGGATCAGCTCATCTACGCCTATCACACCGCGCCCGAGGACAACCGGATCATCCGGTTCCGGCTCGACGCCCCGGCGCGGCCAGAAACCATTCTGACCGGTATCGACCAGGGCACGTACCACAATGGTGGCCGAATGGTCTTCGGTCCGGACGGCCTGCTCTACGTGGGGACCGGCGATGCCGGTGACGACGATGCGGCCCAGGATCCGAACGATCTGAACGGCAAGATCCTCCGCGTGACCCCGGACGGGGCCCCCGCCCCGGGGAACCCCGACCCGCGGTCGCCGGTGTACTCACTCGGGCACCGCAACGTACAGGGACTGGCGTTCGACGCCGACGGCCGCCTGTTCGCGACCGAGTTCGGGCAGAACGATCTCGACGAGATCAACCTGATCGAACCGGGCCGGAACTACGGGTGGCCTGAGCTGGAGGGCAGCGGGGACACCGAAGGTGGCCGATTCACCAACCCGCTGCTCACCTGGACCGTCCGGGAGGCCTCTCCCTCGGGAGCGGCGATAATCGGCGACACCCTCTACGTCGCGGCGCTGCGCGGAGAACGGATCTGGAGCGTTCCGCTCGACGGTTCCGGCGGCGTGGGAGAGCCCGCGGTATTGGTGGACGCCACGTACGGGCGGTTCCGCACGGTTGTGGCCGCACCGGACGGCGCGCTCTGGGCGTCGACGTCGAACCGCGACGGGCGGGGGGACATCCGCGACGGTGACGATCGCATACTCCGGATCCAGCCGCCCGGCTGA